From Ficedula albicollis isolate OC2 chromosome 5, FicAlb1.5, whole genome shotgun sequence, one genomic window encodes:
- the KCNA4 gene encoding potassium voltage-gated channel subfamily A member 4: MEVAMVSADSSGCNTHLPYGYAAQARARERERLAQSRAAAAAAVGGGGGGGGGGAAGGGGPYHHYHQEQSRGASSSQPRRQGGRRRKRGKKRSHHLGSRECGASFPCSELLPLSGSEERILKDLSEEEEEDEEEDDDDEEEGKLYYSDEYGEDEFSYSDQPPDDGGGPGGYSSVRYSEYECCERVVINVSGLRFETQLKTLAQFPETLLGDPAKRGRYFDPLRNEYFFDRNRPSFDAILYYYQSGGRLKRPVNVPFDIFSEEVKFYQLGEEAMLKFREDEGFVKEEEEKVLPENEFKRQVWLLFEYPESSSPARGIAIVSVLVILISIVIFCLETLPEFRDDKEFVMSLSLGKGLSNESLRLDAGEHTIFNDPFFIVETVCIIWFSFEFTVRCFACPSKAHFFKNVMNIIDIVSILPYFITLGTDLAQEQGSQQAMSFAILRIIRLVRVFRIFKLSRHSKGLQILGHTLRASMRELGLLIFFLFIGVILFSSAVYFAEADEPATHFQSIPDAFWWAVVTMTTVGYGDMKPITVGGKIVGSLCAIAGVLTIALPVPVIVSNFNYFYHRETENEEHTQMMQNAVSCPYLPTNLLKKFRSSSSSSTEDKSEYLEMEEGVKESLCVKETKSQDTGNSSESEKKNCVNSNSVETDV; encoded by the exons ATGGAGGTGGCCATGGTGAGCGCGGACAGCTCGGGGTGCAACACGCACCTGCCCTACGGGTACGCGGCCCAGGCGCGGGcgcgggagcgggagcggctGGCCCAGTCccgggcggcggcggcggcggccgt gggggggggggggggggggggggggggcggggcggCCGGCGGAGGGGGGCCCTACCACCACTACCACCAGGAGCAGAGCCGCGGGGCCTCCTCCTCGCAGCCGCGCCGCCAgggcgggaggaggaggaagagggggaagAAGAGGAGCCACcacctggggagcagggagtgtggggcctccttcccctgctctgagctgctgccgCTCAGCGGCTCCGAGGAGCGGATACTCAAGGACTTGAgcgaggaggaagaggaggatgaagaggaggacGACGACGATGAGGAAGAAGGGAAGCTCTACTACAGCGATGAGTATGGGGAGGATGAGTTTTCCTACTCGGACCAGCCGCCTGACGATGGCGGAGGCCCCGGGGGCTACAGCTCCGTGCGCTACAGCGAGTACGAGTGCTGCGAGCGCGTGGTGATCAACGTGTCGGGGCTGCGCTTCGAGACCCAGCTGAAGACGCTAGCTCAGTTCCCAGAGACGCTGCTGGGGGATCCAGCCAAGCGGGGGAGGTACTTTGATCCTCTCAGGAACGAGTACTTCTTCGACAGGAACCGGCCCAGCTTCGACGCCATCCTGTACTACTACCAGAGCGGGGGCCGGCTGAAGAGGCCGGTCAATGTGCCCTTCGACATCTTCTCCGAGGAGGTGAAGTTCTACCAGCTCGGGGAGGAGGCCATGCTCAAGTTCAGGGAGGATGAAGGCTTTGtcaaagaggaggaggaaaaggttTTGCCGGAGAACGAGTTCAAGAGGCAGGTTTGGCTGCTGTTTGAGTACCCGGAAAGCTCCAGTCCGGCCAGAGGCATTGCCATCGTCTCTGTCTTGGTCATCTTGATCTCCATCGTCATCTTTTGTCTGGAGACTTTGCCAGAGTTCAGAGATGACAAAGAATTCGTCATGTCCCTGAGCTTAGGGAAGGGTCTTTCCAACGAGTCCCTTCGCCTGGACGCTGGGGAGCACACCATCTTCAACGACCCCTTCTTCATCGTAGAGACCGTGTGCATCATTTGGTTCTCCTTCGAGTTCACGGTGCGCTGCTTTGCGTGCCCCAGCAAAGCCCACTTCTTCAAGAACGTCATGAACATCATCGACATCGTGTCCATCTTGCCTTACTTCATCACCCTGGGCACGGACCTGGcgcaggagcagggcagccagcaggcCATGTCCTTCGCCATCCTGAGGATCATCCGCCTGGTGCGCGTCTTCCGCATCTTCAAGCTGTCCAGGCACTCCAAGGGTTTGCAGATCCTGGGTCACACGCTCAGGGCCAGCATGAGGGAACTTGGCCTcctcatctttttcctttttatcggggtcattttgttttccagtgctgtttACTTCGCGGAAGCTGACGAGCCTGCCACCCATTTCCAAAGCATCCCAGATGCCTTCTGGTGGGCTGTGGTGACCATGACTACAGTCGGTTATGGGGACATGAAACCCATAACTGTGGGTGGGAAGATAGTCGGGTCCCTGTGTGCCATTGCAGGAGTGTTAACCATTGCTTTACCAGTGCCAGTGATTGTCTCCAATTTTAACTATTTCTACCACAGAGAGACTGAGAACGAGGAGCACACGCAGATGATGCAAAATGCGGTCAGTTGCCCTTACCTCCCCACAAATTTACTGAAGAAATTTAGAAGCTCGTCGTCTTCATCCACAGAGGACAAATCAGAGTATTTGGAGATGGAGGAAGGAGTTAAAGAATCTCTTTGTGTAAAGGAGACTAAAAGTCAGGACACGGGGAATAGCAGTGagtcagagaagaaaaactgtgtAAATTCAAATTCTGTGGAAACCGATGTGTAA